A genome region from Bacteroides stercoris ATCC 43183 includes the following:
- a CDS encoding DUF2461 domain-containing protein, which yields MNIPVIFQFLKELSANNNREWFNAHREQYENARNEFENLLTVIISRISLFDESIRGIEARDCTYRIYRDTRFSEDKTPYKNHFGGYINAKGKKSDHCGYYVHLQPGNCLLAGGSYCPPSPLLKALRQAVYDNMDEFRGIVEDPAFKQYFPVVGENFLKTAPKGFSKDYPYLKYLQCKEYTVSCHQPDSFFLAPDFLERTDDIFRQLKRFSDFVNYTIDDFE from the coding sequence ATGAACATCCCTGTTATATTTCAATTTCTGAAAGAACTATCCGCCAACAACAATCGTGAATGGTTCAACGCCCATCGGGAGCAGTATGAAAATGCCCGGAACGAGTTTGAGAACTTGCTGACAGTAATTATCTCCCGTATCTCATTGTTTGACGAAAGCATTCGCGGCATTGAAGCCAGAGACTGTACATACCGTATCTACCGAGACACACGGTTTTCCGAAGATAAAACGCCTTATAAAAATCATTTTGGCGGCTATATCAATGCCAAAGGAAAGAAATCAGACCATTGCGGATACTATGTTCATTTACAACCGGGCAACTGCCTTTTGGCAGGTGGCAGTTATTGCCCGCCCTCTCCCCTGCTGAAAGCCTTGAGGCAAGCGGTTTATGATAACATGGATGAGTTTCGAGGAATTGTCGAAGACCCGGCTTTTAAACAATATTTTCCCGTTGTCGGCGAGAATTTCCTAAAAACAGCTCCCAAAGGTTTCTCTAAAGACTATCCGTATTTGAAATATCTGCAATGTAAAGAATATACAGTTTCCTGTCATCAGCCTGACAGTTTCTTTTTAGCTCCTGATTTTCTGGAACGTACAGATGATATTTTCAGGCAACTGAAACGTTTTTCCGACTTTGTGAATTACACGATAGACGACTTTGAATAA
- a CDS encoding tetratricopeptide repeat protein produces MKKLILSLALCCAATNFFAQNADPAQLVNEGKAALESKNYQVAFTKFSTYLTQTNNQDSVIAFNCGVCADKIKKPAEALKYFDIAVQKKYNLANAYIGKAGALKDLKKNDEYVATLKEGLEAVPGNKTLTKLYATYYVNQGILAQRAKKNSAAEDAFKQALEIQPNNVNALNSLGTLLYSQGATTLKTDAEKAKVEFKEAKEYLEKLIPLLSPSKPAQKKMIDNANTMLNFINTQL; encoded by the coding sequence ATGAAAAAATTAATCTTATCTCTTGCACTTTGTTGTGCAGCTACTAATTTCTTTGCGCAGAATGCTGATCCGGCACAATTGGTTAACGAAGGTAAAGCTGCACTTGAATCTAAAAATTATCAGGTTGCATTTACAAAATTCAGCACCTATCTGACACAAACCAACAATCAAGATTCGGTAATTGCTTTTAACTGTGGCGTTTGCGCTGATAAAATTAAGAAACCGGCTGAAGCTTTGAAATATTTTGATATAGCTGTACAGAAAAAGTATAACTTGGCAAATGCTTATATAGGCAAGGCAGGTGCATTGAAAGATTTGAAGAAAAATGATGAATATGTTGCCACTTTGAAAGAAGGTCTGGAAGCTGTACCCGGTAATAAGACATTAACTAAGTTGTATGCCACATATTATGTGAATCAAGGTATTTTAGCACAGAGAGCTAAGAAAAATAGTGCAGCAGAAGATGCTTTTAAACAAGCTCTTGAGATTCAGCCGAATAATGTTAATGCTCTCAATAGTTTAGGTACATTACTTTACAGTCAGGGTGCTACTACATTGAAAACTGACGCTGAAAAGGCAAAAGTCGAATTTAAAGAAGCAAAAGAATATTTGGAAAAACTTATTCCTCTGCTTTCTCCGAGTAAACCGGCTCAGAAAAAGATGATAGACAATGCCAATACAATGTTGAATTTTATAAATACTCAATTATAG
- a CDS encoding YhcH/YjgK/YiaL family protein, with protein MVVDRLENIEKYASLNPLFAQAIEFLKSHDLNALEVGKTELKGKDLLVNVAQTKPKTKEEAKLETHKDFIDIQIPLSGTEIMGYTAAKDCVPEDAPYNAEKDITFFTGLAESYIEVKPGMFAIFFPQDGHAPGITPDGVKKVIVKVKA; from the coding sequence ATGGTAGTAGACAGACTTGAAAACATAGAGAAATATGCTTCGCTGAATCCTTTATTCGCACAGGCTATTGAGTTTTTGAAATCACACGATTTAAACGCTTTGGAAGTGGGAAAAACCGAACTTAAAGGTAAGGATTTGCTTGTAAACGTAGCGCAAACCAAACCTAAAACAAAGGAAGAAGCCAAACTGGAAACGCACAAAGACTTTATTGATATCCAAATACCTCTGTCGGGTACTGAAATAATGGGTTATACCGCAGCAAAAGATTGTGTGCCGGAAGATGCTCCTTATAACGCGGAAAAGGATATTACTTTCTTTACCGGTCTGGCAGAAAGCTATATCGAAGTAAAACCGGGTATGTTTGCCATTTTCTTCCCACAAGACGGACATGCTCCCGGAATCACTCCGGACGGCGTGAAAAAAGTTATTGTGAAAGTTAAAGCATAA
- a CDS encoding alpha-amylase family protein: protein MSDEKLIIYQVFTRLFGNNNNHCINNGSITENGCGKMADFTAKALGEIKKLGATHIWYTGIIEHATQTDYRRYNIRPDHPAIVKGKAGSPYAIKDYYDVDPDLAKDVPERMREFENLVQRTHRSGLKVIIDFVPNHVARQYHSDMQPDGTSQLGANDDTDYAFSPYNNFYYIPQSELHGQFDMKDAAAEPYKEFPAKATGNNRFDAYPNINDWYETVKLNYGVDYQNGGTCHFNPIPDTWNKMLDILMFWAEKHIDGFRCDMAEMVPVEFWEWAIPQVKAKYPALLFIAEVYNPKEYGNYLFRGKFDYLYDKVGLYDTLRAIVCGNESATAITRAWQSLGGIEKRMLNFLENHDEQRIASDFFASNPRKAIPALIVSACMNVNPMMIYFGQEFGELGMDSEGFSGRDGRTTIFDYWSVDTIRRWRNGGKFDGKMLTDNQKHLYGIYQRILTLCNEEKAISQGDFFDLMYANINGWRFNEHKQYTFLRKYGRDLLLFVVNFDHISADLAINIPSHAFDFLQIPQMEQYRAVDLLTGKEENISLLPYKATEISVEGYSGKILKIKL from the coding sequence ATGAGCGACGAAAAACTGATTATTTATCAAGTGTTTACCCGGTTATTCGGAAATAACAATAACCACTGCATCAATAACGGCAGTATTACCGAAAACGGATGTGGCAAGATGGCGGATTTTACCGCCAAGGCATTAGGAGAAATCAAAAAGCTGGGAGCTACCCATATTTGGTATACCGGCATTATTGAACATGCAACGCAAACGGATTATCGTCGCTACAACATCCGCCCCGATCATCCGGCTATCGTAAAAGGCAAAGCCGGTTCGCCATACGCAATAAAAGACTATTATGATGTAGACCCCGATTTGGCGAAAGACGTTCCCGAACGCATGAGAGAATTTGAAAATCTGGTGCAACGCACTCATCGCAGCGGGTTGAAGGTTATCATCGACTTCGTTCCCAACCACGTAGCGCGTCAGTATCATTCGGATATGCAGCCGGACGGGACTTCTCAACTGGGAGCAAATGACGATACGGACTATGCATTCAGCCCTTATAACAACTTCTATTATATTCCGCAATCGGAACTGCATGGACAATTTGATATGAAAGACGCTGCTGCCGAACCTTATAAAGAGTTCCCGGCCAAAGCTACCGGAAATAACCGCTTTGACGCATATCCCAATATCAACGACTGGTATGAGACGGTCAAACTGAATTATGGCGTGGATTATCAGAATGGCGGTACCTGCCATTTCAACCCCATTCCCGATACATGGAATAAAATGCTGGACATTCTGATGTTTTGGGCGGAGAAGCATATCGACGGTTTCCGTTGCGATATGGCGGAAATGGTTCCTGTTGAGTTTTGGGAATGGGCTATTCCGCAAGTGAAAGCCAAATACCCTGCCCTACTCTTTATTGCCGAAGTGTATAATCCGAAGGAATACGGTAACTATCTATTTCGTGGAAAATTTGATTATCTCTATGATAAAGTGGGATTGTATGACACACTTCGTGCAATAGTTTGCGGCAACGAATCCGCTACTGCCATTACACGGGCATGGCAAAGCCTGGGCGGGATAGAAAAGCGAATGCTGAATTTTCTGGAAAACCACGATGAACAGCGTATCGCTTCCGATTTCTTTGCAAGCAATCCGCGTAAAGCCATTCCCGCCCTCATCGTATCGGCTTGTATGAATGTGAATCCCATGATGATTTATTTCGGACAGGAGTTCGGCGAGCTGGGGATGGACAGCGAAGGATTCAGCGGCAGAGACGGACGTACCACTATCTTTGACTATTGGAGTGTGGACACCATACGCCGCTGGCGCAACGGCGGAAAATTTGATGGGAAGATGCTGACGGACAATCAGAAGCATTTGTATGGCATCTATCAACGTATATTAACATTGTGCAATGAAGAAAAAGCAATTTCGCAAGGAGATTTCTTTGACCTGATGTATGCCAACATCAATGGTTGGCGCTTCAACGAACATAAACAATATACATTCTTGCGCAAGTACGGACGGGATTTATTGCTGTTTGTCGTGAACTTCGACCATATATCGGCAGACCTTGCAATCAATATTCCTTCCCACGCTTTCGATTTTCTGCAAATACCGCAAATGGAACAATACCGCGCCGTAGATTTATTGACCGGTAAAGAAGAAAATATAAGCTTATTGCCTTATAAGGCGACAGAAATATCTGTAGAAGGATACAGTGGCAAGATTCTCAAAATAAAGCTATGA
- a CDS encoding DUF6965 family protein yields the protein MEEYKYDEESVNALVKWAETATFPEQVMLSDAENIFDVKRYVRANLSDIAAHYPDEFYNPAITRLYRLKDKMEGKDNAE from the coding sequence ATGGAAGAGTATAAATACGATGAAGAAAGTGTTAATGCACTGGTTAAGTGGGCTGAAACGGCAACATTTCCTGAACAGGTCATGTTAAGCGATGCTGAAAATATATTTGATGTAAAAAGGTATGTACGGGCTAATTTGAGCGATATAGCCGCCCATTACCCTGACGAATTCTATAATCCGGCTATTACCCGTTTATATAGATTAAAAGATAAAATGGAAGGTAAAGATAATGCAGAGTGA
- the hepC gene encoding heparin-sulfate lyase HepC, whose translation MMIFKSHFYIYAFLSSIIMLIGCTDNDMPIKDKEEEKPPITDEENPSLPPNENTEVVLFNILNLNYPGLGTVKSLHEAGDDTTALKELLAYYRNRKNIKNPNVTSDPPSDVERGYADYAIDEYRFYVNDNYLEDKILKKPYSLQNSDKTINWKFTPKGADNEYQKQLHRHNWMPLQGKSYQESHDEKYMLSWKEVYTDWIAKHPLPEGSPDKFKWYQLQVSTRIMGQTELFEYFKSSPNFTSEWLSFFLIHFAEHADYLSQYKYAGGNNILLSQAVALVFAGTLFPELKNASQWQKTGCDIINDQTSKLFLDDGMTNDLSLHYHIGILDGLYDLKRLLLQNEVPENLLSPNLNEVLLKAAKVVMHFTYPSYFTKNSKDCTPAFNDSWVKTRSVLNKNFKKYMEMFPEDSEFEYMSMYGKSGTCPSTQIKTFPSSGFYVLRSGWDPQSTVLIHSNNVSLKLGDSSHNQLDNGTFELYRNGRNFFPDSGVCAYMAEDNEKVMELRRWFRQTKAHNTMVLGKTADHEETGTENINKAAGTLLLFEEKDEYQLIVTENQGYSNFKHRRSIFYVKQPQDFFVLVDEGFGTATGYAKLYFHLCDGKSVDNVLLDKEEFGAHTTFDDSNNLLIRTFGEASRNLIFKEFDGRISYQTDRKYEHRKSYAVVMRKPDNNPVRYITVLYPVDSATGPVIKGQFVNTGNEDKVSVNVTINKKLYNLSYSLNKRK comes from the coding sequence ATGATGATATTCAAAAGCCATTTTTACATTTATGCTTTCCTATCCTCTATCATTATGTTGATTGGATGTACAGATAATGATATGCCCATAAAAGATAAAGAAGAAGAAAAACCACCTATCACAGATGAAGAGAACCCGTCCCTGCCGCCAAATGAAAATACAGAAGTAGTCCTATTCAATATTCTTAATCTAAACTATCCCGGATTGGGTACTGTTAAATCGCTGCATGAAGCTGGTGATGATACTACTGCTTTAAAAGAACTGTTAGCTTACTACAGAAACAGAAAAAACATAAAGAATCCCAATGTCACATCAGACCCTCCCAGTGATGTAGAACGTGGTTATGCAGACTATGCCATAGATGAATATCGTTTCTATGTAAACGATAATTATTTGGAAGATAAGATTTTGAAGAAGCCTTATTCACTACAAAACAGCGATAAAACAATAAATTGGAAATTTACACCTAAAGGTGCAGATAATGAATATCAAAAGCAATTACATCGCCACAATTGGATGCCGCTTCAAGGAAAATCCTATCAAGAGTCTCATGATGAGAAATATATGCTTTCATGGAAAGAAGTGTATACCGATTGGATTGCCAAGCACCCTCTACCCGAAGGTAGCCCTGACAAGTTCAAATGGTATCAACTTCAAGTATCCACACGTATTATGGGACAAACGGAGTTATTCGAATATTTTAAAAGTTCTCCTAACTTTACATCGGAATGGCTTTCTTTTTTCTTGATACATTTTGCGGAGCATGCCGATTATTTATCTCAATACAAATATGCCGGTGGAAATAATATCTTGTTAAGCCAAGCTGTAGCATTAGTGTTTGCAGGAACTTTATTTCCAGAGCTGAAGAATGCCTCACAGTGGCAAAAAACAGGTTGTGATATCATTAATGACCAAACTTCAAAGTTATTTTTGGATGATGGTATGACAAATGATTTGTCTTTGCATTATCATATAGGTATATTAGATGGACTATACGATCTCAAACGGCTGCTCCTTCAGAATGAAGTTCCGGAGAATTTGCTGTCGCCAAATCTAAATGAGGTACTTTTAAAAGCCGCCAAAGTAGTGATGCATTTCACCTACCCCAGTTATTTTACAAAAAACAGCAAAGATTGTACTCCTGCTTTCAATGATTCATGGGTTAAAACCCGAAGCGTGCTAAATAAAAACTTTAAGAAATATATGGAAATGTTTCCTGAAGATTCCGAGTTTGAATATATGTCCATGTATGGTAAAAGTGGCACTTGTCCGAGTACACAAATAAAAACATTCCCTTCTTCTGGTTTTTATGTACTACGTAGTGGTTGGGACCCGCAATCTACAGTGCTGATTCACAGTAATAATGTTTCTTTAAAATTGGGAGACTCAAGCCATAACCAACTTGATAACGGTACATTTGAGTTATATCGTAACGGACGTAACTTCTTTCCCGATTCCGGTGTTTGTGCATATATGGCAGAGGATAATGAGAAGGTTATGGAACTACGCAGATGGTTTCGTCAGACCAAAGCACATAACACAATGGTTTTAGGCAAAACCGCAGACCATGAAGAAACCGGAACGGAAAATATCAATAAAGCCGCCGGTACTTTATTATTATTCGAGGAAAAAGATGAATATCAACTTATTGTGACAGAAAATCAAGGATATAGCAACTTCAAGCATCGTCGATCCATCTTCTACGTCAAACAGCCACAGGATTTTTTTGTGCTGGTAGATGAAGGATTCGGGACTGCTACCGGATATGCAAAATTATATTTCCATCTTTGTGATGGAAAGTCTGTTGATAATGTTCTTCTGGATAAGGAAGAATTTGGTGCGCATACCACCTTCGATGATAGCAATAATCTGTTAATTCGTACATTCGGAGAGGCGAGCAGGAATCTTATCTTTAAAGAGTTTGATGGTCGGATATCCTACCAAACAGACAGGAAATATGAACACAGAAAGTCCTATGCAGTTGTCATGCGGAAACCGGACAATAATCCTGTACGATATATTACGGTACTATATCCCGTAGACTCAGCCACAGGTCCTGTAATTAAGGGACAGTTTGTCAATACAGGTAATGAAGATAAGGTATCTGTCAATGTTACAATTAACAAGAAACTATACAATTTAAGCTATAGCCTTAATAAAAGAAAGTAA
- a CDS encoding alpha amylase C-terminal domain-containing protein, which translates to METLNLIKNDPWLEPYADAINGRHKHASEKEAELTNKGKQTLSDFASGYLYFGLHRTDNGWVFREWAPNATQIFLIGTFNDWKEEKKYSLKRKANGNWEIKLPADAMKHGDLYKLMVHWDGGCGERIPAWTNRVVQDEQTKIFSAQVWSPEKPYKMKKKTFKAATDPLLIYECHIGMAQEEEKVGSYREFQEKILPRIAKDGYNCIQIMAIQEHPYYGSFGYHVSSFFAASSRFGTPEELKELIDTAHSMGIAVIMDIVHSHAVKNEVEGLGNFAGDPNQYFYPGARREHPAWDSLCFDYGKNEVIHFLLSNCKYWMEEYHFDGFRFDGVTSMLYYSHGLGEAFCNYGDYFNGHQDDNAICYLTLANRLIHQVNPKAITIAEEVSGMPGLAAKFEDGGYGFDYRMAMNIPDYWIKTIKEKIDEDWKPSSMFWEVTNRRQDEKTISYAESHDQALVGDKTIVFRLIDADMYWHMQKGDENYTVHRGIALHKMIRLLTASTINGGYLNFMGNEFGHPEWIDFPREGNGWSCKYARRQWNLVDNKNLAYHYLGDFDCAMLEVIKSVKNFQTTPIQEIWHNDGDQILAYMRKDLIFVFNFNPKQSFTDYGFLVPAGKYEVILNTDNPDYGGHGLTDDTVKHFTLSDPLYKKEKKEWLKLYIPARTAMVLKRGK; encoded by the coding sequence ATGGAAACACTGAATTTGATTAAGAACGATCCTTGGCTGGAACCATATGCAGATGCCATAAACGGCCGCCATAAACATGCTTCTGAAAAAGAGGCAGAGTTAACCAATAAAGGGAAACAGACATTGTCGGATTTTGCATCCGGCTACCTTTATTTTGGTTTGCACCGTACTGATAACGGCTGGGTTTTCCGCGAATGGGCTCCCAATGCCACCCAGATTTTCCTGATTGGTACATTCAACGATTGGAAAGAAGAGAAAAAATACAGTCTGAAACGAAAAGCAAACGGTAATTGGGAAATAAAGCTCCCGGCTGATGCCATGAAACACGGTGACTTGTATAAGTTAATGGTACATTGGGACGGCGGTTGCGGCGAACGTATCCCGGCATGGACCAACCGGGTTGTCCAAGATGAGCAAACCAAAATATTCAGTGCGCAGGTATGGTCTCCGGAGAAACCGTACAAGATGAAGAAAAAAACTTTCAAAGCTGCTACAGACCCGCTGCTGATTTATGAATGCCATATCGGTATGGCACAAGAGGAGGAAAAAGTAGGCAGTTACAGAGAGTTTCAAGAAAAGATTCTTCCGCGCATAGCCAAAGACGGATATAATTGTATTCAGATTATGGCAATCCAGGAACATCCGTATTATGGAAGTTTCGGCTATCATGTTTCCAGTTTCTTTGCGGCTTCTTCCCGTTTCGGTACTCCGGAAGAGCTGAAGGAATTAATTGACACTGCCCACAGCATGGGTATTGCCGTTATCATGGATATTGTTCATTCTCATGCTGTGAAGAACGAGGTTGAAGGCTTGGGTAACTTTGCCGGTGATCCGAATCAATATTTCTATCCGGGTGCCCGTCGTGAACACCCGGCATGGGATTCGCTTTGCTTTGATTATGGAAAGAATGAAGTAATCCATTTCTTACTATCCAACTGCAAGTATTGGATGGAAGAATATCACTTCGACGGTTTCCGTTTTGACGGCGTGACTTCTATGTTGTATTACAGTCACGGCTTAGGCGAAGCATTCTGTAATTATGGGGATTACTTCAACGGTCACCAAGATGATAATGCGATCTGTTATCTGACACTTGCCAACCGCTTGATTCATCAAGTTAATCCCAAAGCAATCACCATTGCGGAAGAAGTATCGGGGATGCCCGGTCTGGCAGCCAAATTTGAAGATGGCGGCTATGGCTTTGATTATCGCATGGCTATGAATATCCCCGATTATTGGATTAAGACTATCAAGGAAAAGATAGATGAAGATTGGAAACCGTCCAGCATGTTCTGGGAAGTAACCAATCGTCGCCAGGACGAAAAAACAATATCTTATGCAGAAAGTCATGACCAGGCGTTGGTAGGTGACAAAACCATTGTTTTCCGTTTGATAGATGCCGATATGTATTGGCATATGCAAAAAGGCGATGAAAATTATACGGTACATCGCGGTATTGCTTTGCATAAAATGATACGTTTACTCACAGCATCGACTATCAATGGCGGTTATCTTAATTTCATGGGTAATGAATTCGGTCATCCCGAATGGATAGACTTCCCCCGTGAAGGCAATGGCTGGTCGTGCAAATATGCCCGTCGTCAATGGAATCTGGTAGATAATAAGAATCTGGCATATCATTATCTGGGCGATTTTGATTGCGCCATGTTGGAAGTTATTAAAAGCGTAAAAAACTTCCAAACTACACCAATTCAGGAAATCTGGCATAATGACGGTGATCAGATATTGGCGTATATGCGTAAGGATTTGATATTTGTATTCAACTTCAACCCCAAACAGTCTTTCACTGACTATGGATTTTTAGTTCCTGCCGGTAAGTACGAAGTCATTTTAAATACAGATAATCCTGATTATGGCGGCCATGGACTGACTGATGATACAGTGAAGCATTTTACTCTTTCAGACCCTTTATATAAAAAAGAGAAAAAAGAGTGGCTTAAACTTTACATTCCGGCACGTACGGCAATGGTATTGAAGAGAGGCAAATAA